Proteins co-encoded in one Armatimonadota bacterium genomic window:
- a CDS encoding F420-non-reducing hydrogenase subunit A, selenocysteine-containing, with protein sequence MDENIQTVWNEAQTRANEAYYAQRRRITVDPITRLEGHGKIDIFLNEQGEVERAYFQVPELRGFEVFSLGRPAEDMPQITSRICGVCPTAHHMAATKALDDLYRVEPPSPARKIRELVYNTFMLEDHALHVYVLGGPDFIVGPDAPPEMRNVLGVIQTVGIDIGKRVISTRRRLREFIAYLGGKVVHPVLGLPGGVAKGIAPEDLPRFQELAKDALDFALFTLQVFHDVVLKNQAYVDLITSDTYTHRTYYMGLVDEKNRVNFYDGKVRVVSPEGKEYAKFAAQAYLDYIAEHVEPWSYVKFCYLKGVGWKGFTDGAESGIYSVAPLARLNASDGMATPEAQKAYEEFFNTFGQKPVHHTLANHWARVIEMVYAAERIVELLNDPEITSQNLRVIPTTSPTVGVGVVEAPRGTLFHHYETDEDGILRKVNLIVATQNNSARMAMSVEKAAKGLIHGGEVSDGLLNKVEMAFRAYDPCHACATHSLPGQMPLVLTVYGAHGEVLHQQKR encoded by the coding sequence TGGAACGAAGCGCAAACCCGGGCGAATGAAGCCTATTACGCCCAGAGGCGACGGATCACCGTGGACCCTATCACCCGACTGGAGGGACACGGTAAGATCGATATCTTCCTCAACGAGCAGGGAGAAGTGGAACGAGCGTACTTCCAGGTGCCCGAGCTGCGGGGTTTCGAGGTCTTCTCCCTGGGACGACCGGCGGAGGACATGCCTCAGATTACCAGCCGTATTTGCGGCGTGTGCCCCACAGCGCACCACATGGCAGCCACCAAAGCGCTGGATGACCTGTACCGGGTAGAGCCGCCTTCACCCGCCCGCAAAATCCGCGAGCTGGTGTACAACACCTTTATGCTGGAAGACCATGCCCTGCACGTGTATGTGCTGGGCGGTCCCGACTTCATTGTGGGACCCGACGCCCCGCCGGAGATGCGCAACGTGCTGGGCGTGATCCAGACCGTGGGAATAGACATCGGCAAGCGCGTTATCTCCACGCGCCGACGCCTTCGCGAGTTCATCGCCTATCTGGGCGGCAAGGTCGTGCATCCTGTGCTGGGGTTGCCCGGAGGTGTCGCAAAGGGTATCGCCCCCGAAGACCTGCCGCGTTTTCAGGAACTGGCGAAAGATGCCCTCGATTTCGCCCTGTTCACCCTGCAGGTGTTCCATGACGTGGTGCTGAAGAACCAGGCATACGTCGACCTGATCACCTCGGACACCTACACCCACCGCACCTACTACATGGGGCTGGTGGACGAGAAGAACCGCGTGAACTTCTACGATGGCAAGGTCAGGGTGGTCTCTCCGGAGGGCAAGGAGTACGCCAAGTTCGCCGCGCAAGCGTATCTGGACTATATCGCCGAGCACGTCGAGCCCTGGAGCTACGTCAAGTTCTGCTACCTGAAGGGCGTCGGCTGGAAGGGCTTCACCGACGGCGCCGAGAGCGGTATCTATTCGGTAGCCCCGCTGGCGCGGTTGAACGCCTCCGACGGCATGGCGACTCCCGAGGCGCAGAAGGCGTATGAGGAGTTCTTCAACACCTTTGGGCAGAAGCCGGTGCACCACACGCTGGCAAACCACTGGGCGCGCGTGATTGAGATGGTATACGCCGCCGAGCGCATTGTGGAGCTCCTCAACGACCCGGAAATCACCAGCCAGAATCTGCGCGTCATCCCCACCACCAGTCCGACGGTGGGCGTCGGTGTGGTGGAAGCCCCACGCGGCACGCTGTTCCACCATTACGAAACCGACGAGGACGGCATCCTGCGCAAAGTGAACCTCATCGTCGCCACCCAGAATAACTCTGCCCGCATGGCGATGAGCGTCGAGAAGGCAGCGAAGGGGCTGATACACGGCGGGGAGGTGTCCGACGGGCTATTGAACAAGGTGGAGATGGCATTCCGGGCGTACGACCCGTGCCATGCCTGCGCCACGCACTCCCTGCCCGGGCAGATGCCACTGGTGCTGACCGTGTACGGAGCGCACGGTGAGGTGCTCCACCAGCAGAAACGGTAA
- a CDS encoding hydrogenase expression/formation protein, whose protein sequence is MERTARTLVLALGNDLLGDDGVGLEAARQIAGQVDGSVDVQETGEAGLALLELLEGYGRALLIDSIVTGRYPPGTVIEFSPEDFRRVIAPSPHYAGLPEVLEMAHRLNLEFPRHIRILAMEVQNPYEFHVGFSEPVQEALPRLVQRALQILRQWQQETTAAADSA, encoded by the coding sequence ATGGAACGCACAGCGCGCACACTGGTACTGGCACTGGGGAATGACCTGCTCGGCGATGACGGCGTCGGTTTGGAAGCGGCGCGCCAGATTGCCGGGCAGGTCGATGGGTCGGTAGACGTACAGGAAACTGGCGAAGCTGGACTGGCTTTGCTGGAACTGCTGGAGGGATACGGGCGCGCGTTGTTGATAGACTCCATCGTCACGGGGCGCTATCCACCCGGCACAGTGATCGAGTTCTCGCCGGAGGACTTTCGTCGGGTGATAGCCCCTTCCCCACACTACGCCGGCTTGCCAGAAGTGCTGGAGATGGCTCATCGCCTGAATCTGGAGTTCCCCCGGCATATCCGCATCCTCGCCATGGAGGTGCAGAATCCCTACGAGTTCCACGTCGGTTTCTCCGAACCGGTGCAAGAGGCTCTGCCCCGGCTGGTTCAGCGTGCCCTGCAGATTCTGCGCCAGTGGCAGCAGGAGACGACAGCAGCCGCTGACAGCGCATGA